In Bos indicus x Bos taurus breed Angus x Brahman F1 hybrid chromosome 23, Bos_hybrid_MaternalHap_v2.0, whole genome shotgun sequence, a single genomic region encodes these proteins:
- the PRR3 gene encoding proline-rich protein 3 isoform X2, which translates to MPKRKKQNQQQQLQQQPPLPERDETGDEEDGSPIGPPSLLGPPPMANGKPGDPKSAFHRGPPGSRGPMIPPLLSLPPPPRGRGPIRGGLGPRSGPYGRGWWGVNAEPPFPGPGHGGPSRGGFHKEQRNPRRLKSWSLIKNTCPPKDGPQVMEDKSDRPVCRHFAKKGHCRYEDLCAFYHPGVNGPPL; encoded by the exons ATGCCGAAACGAAAGAAGCagaatcagcagcagcagctgcagcagcagcccccACTGCCAGAGCGGGATGAGACTGGAGACGAGGAGGATGGGAGCCCCATCG GACCACCCAGCCTTCTGGGCCCTCCCCCCATGGCCAATGGAAAGCCTGGTGACCCCAAGTCAG CTTTTCACAGAGGTCCTCCGGGATCAAGGGGACCAATGATCCCACCACTGCTgagtctcccacctcctccccggGGCAGAGGCCCAATTCGGGGAGGCCTAGGCCCCAGGTCTGGCCCATATGGTCGTGGTTGGTGGGGGGTCAATGCCGAGCCTCCTTTTCCTGGACCAGGCCACGGGGGTCCCTCCAGGGGAGGCTTTCACAAAGAACAGAGAAATCCTCGAAGGCTCAAAAGCTGGTCTCTTATCAAGAATACCTGCCCACCCAAGGATGGACCCCAGGTTATGGAAG ACAAATCTGACCGCCCCGTCTGCCGACACTTCGCCAAAAAGGGCCACTGTCGATACGAGGACCTCTGTGCCTTCTACCACCCGGGCGTCAACGGGCCTCCGCTGTGA
- the RPP21 gene encoding ribonuclease P protein subunit p21 isoform X4, which produces MAPGTTIPRRSCADAGGVGILGAGPVDGRVWRARAARMAGPVKDREAFQRLNFLYQAAHCVLAQDPENQALARFYCHTERTIAKRLVLRRDPSVKRTLCRGCSSLLIPGLTCTQRQRRCKGQRWTVQTCLTCQRSQRFLNDPRHVLWGDRPEAQLGNQAVPPFRKIPVTTWP; this is translated from the exons ATGGCTCCCGGAACCACAATTCCCAGGAGGTCTTGCGCGGACGCCGGGGGCGTGGGTatcctgggggcggggcctgtgGACGGTCGCGTGTGGAGAGCTCGCGCAGCGCGGATGGCGGGGCCGGTGAAGGACCGCGAGGCCTTCCAGAGGCTCAACTTCTTGTACCAG GCCGCCCACTGCGTCCTCGCTCAGGATCCAGAGAACCAGGCGCTAGCGAGATTTTACTGCCACACGGAGAGGACCATAGCGAAGCGGCTTGTATTACGGCG GGACCCCTCGGTGAAGCGAACTCTCTGCCGTGGCTGCTCTTCCCTCCTCATCCCGGGTCTGACCTGCACCCAGCGCCAGAGAC GCTGCAAGGGTCAGCGCTGGACTGTACAGACCTGCCTGACATGCCAGCGCAGCCAACGGTTCCTCAACGACCCGAGGCATGTGCTCTGGGGAGACCGGCCCGAGGCCCAGCTGGGGAACCAGGCAG TCCCAccattcaggaagatcccagttACCACTTGGCCTTGA
- the PRR3 gene encoding proline-rich protein 3 isoform X3, which yields MPKRKKQNQQQQLQQQPPLPERDETGDEEDGSPIAFHRGPPGSRGPMIPPLLSLPPPPRGRGPIRGGLGPRSGPYGRGWWGVNAEPPFPGPGHGGPSRGGFHKEQRNPRRLKSWSLIKNTCPPKDGPQVMEDKSDRPVCRHFAKKGHCRYEDLCAFYHPGVNGPPL from the exons ATGCCGAAACGAAAGAAGCagaatcagcagcagcagctgcagcagcagcccccACTGCCAGAGCGGGATGAGACTGGAGACGAGGAGGATGGGAGCCCCATCG CTTTTCACAGAGGTCCTCCGGGATCAAGGGGACCAATGATCCCACCACTGCTgagtctcccacctcctccccggGGCAGAGGCCCAATTCGGGGAGGCCTAGGCCCCAGGTCTGGCCCATATGGTCGTGGTTGGTGGGGGGTCAATGCCGAGCCTCCTTTTCCTGGACCAGGCCACGGGGGTCCCTCCAGGGGAGGCTTTCACAAAGAACAGAGAAATCCTCGAAGGCTCAAAAGCTGGTCTCTTATCAAGAATACCTGCCCACCCAAGGATGGACCCCAGGTTATGGAAG ACAAATCTGACCGCCCCGTCTGCCGACACTTCGCCAAAAAGGGCCACTGTCGATACGAGGACCTCTGTGCCTTCTACCACCCGGGCGTCAACGGGCCTCCGCTGTGA
- the PRR3 gene encoding proline-rich protein 3 isoform X1, translated as MPKRKKQNQQQQLQQQPPLPERDETGDEEDGSPIGEEPWRGPPSLLGPPPMANGKPGDPKSAFHRGPPGSRGPMIPPLLSLPPPPRGRGPIRGGLGPRSGPYGRGWWGVNAEPPFPGPGHGGPSRGGFHKEQRNPRRLKSWSLIKNTCPPKDGPQVMEDKSDRPVCRHFAKKGHCRYEDLCAFYHPGVNGPPL; from the exons ATGCCGAAACGAAAGAAGCagaatcagcagcagcagctgcagcagcagcccccACTGCCAGAGCGGGATGAGACTGGAGACGAGGAGGATGGGAGCCCCATCGGTGAGGAGCCCTGGAGGG GACCACCCAGCCTTCTGGGCCCTCCCCCCATGGCCAATGGAAAGCCTGGTGACCCCAAGTCAG CTTTTCACAGAGGTCCTCCGGGATCAAGGGGACCAATGATCCCACCACTGCTgagtctcccacctcctccccggGGCAGAGGCCCAATTCGGGGAGGCCTAGGCCCCAGGTCTGGCCCATATGGTCGTGGTTGGTGGGGGGTCAATGCCGAGCCTCCTTTTCCTGGACCAGGCCACGGGGGTCCCTCCAGGGGAGGCTTTCACAAAGAACAGAGAAATCCTCGAAGGCTCAAAAGCTGGTCTCTTATCAAGAATACCTGCCCACCCAAGGATGGACCCCAGGTTATGGAAG ACAAATCTGACCGCCCCGTCTGCCGACACTTCGCCAAAAAGGGCCACTGTCGATACGAGGACCTCTGTGCCTTCTACCACCCGGGCGTCAACGGGCCTCCGCTGTGA
- the RPP21 gene encoding ribonuclease P protein subunit p21 isoform X1, which produces MAPGTTIPRRSCADAGGVGILGAGPVDGRVWRARAARMAGPVKDREAFQRLNFLYQAAHCVLAQDPENQALARFYCHTERTIAKRLVLRRDPSVKRTLCRGCSSLLIPGLTCTQRQRRCKGQRWTVQTCLTCQRSQRFLNDPRHVLWGDRPEAQLGNQADPKPPQPLPNTAHPIPAQLSKEKVQPQSSSHP; this is translated from the exons ATGGCTCCCGGAACCACAATTCCCAGGAGGTCTTGCGCGGACGCCGGGGGCGTGGGTatcctgggggcggggcctgtgGACGGTCGCGTGTGGAGAGCTCGCGCAGCGCGGATGGCGGGGCCGGTGAAGGACCGCGAGGCCTTCCAGAGGCTCAACTTCTTGTACCAG GCCGCCCACTGCGTCCTCGCTCAGGATCCAGAGAACCAGGCGCTAGCGAGATTTTACTGCCACACGGAGAGGACCATAGCGAAGCGGCTTGTATTACGGCG GGACCCCTCGGTGAAGCGAACTCTCTGCCGTGGCTGCTCTTCCCTCCTCATCCCGGGTCTGACCTGCACCCAGCGCCAGAGAC GCTGCAAGGGTCAGCGCTGGACTGTACAGACCTGCCTGACATGCCAGCGCAGCCAACGGTTCCTCAACGACCCGAGGCATGTGCTCTGGGGAGACCGGCCCGAGGCCCAGCTGGGGAACCAGGCAG ATCCCAAACCACCACAGCCCTTGCCAAACACAGCCCACCCCATTCCAGCCCAGCTTTCTAAGGAGAAAGTGCAGCCTCAGAGCTCCAGTCACCCGTGA
- the RPP21 gene encoding ribonuclease P protein subunit p21 isoform X3, with amino-acid sequence MAPGTTIPRRSCADAGGVGILGAGPVDGRVWRARAARMAGPVKDREAFQRLNFLYQDPENQALARFYCHTERTIAKRLVLRRDPSVKRTLCRGCSSLLIPGLTCTQRQRRCKGQRWTVQTCLTCQRSQRFLNDPRHVLWGDRPEAQLGNQADPKPPQPLPNTAHPIPAQLSKEKVQPQSSSHP; translated from the exons ATGGCTCCCGGAACCACAATTCCCAGGAGGTCTTGCGCGGACGCCGGGGGCGTGGGTatcctgggggcggggcctgtgGACGGTCGCGTGTGGAGAGCTCGCGCAGCGCGGATGGCGGGGCCGGTGAAGGACCGCGAGGCCTTCCAGAGGCTCAACTTCTTGTACCAG GATCCAGAGAACCAGGCGCTAGCGAGATTTTACTGCCACACGGAGAGGACCATAGCGAAGCGGCTTGTATTACGGCG GGACCCCTCGGTGAAGCGAACTCTCTGCCGTGGCTGCTCTTCCCTCCTCATCCCGGGTCTGACCTGCACCCAGCGCCAGAGAC GCTGCAAGGGTCAGCGCTGGACTGTACAGACCTGCCTGACATGCCAGCGCAGCCAACGGTTCCTCAACGACCCGAGGCATGTGCTCTGGGGAGACCGGCCCGAGGCCCAGCTGGGGAACCAGGCAG ATCCCAAACCACCACAGCCCTTGCCAAACACAGCCCACCCCATTCCAGCCCAGCTTTCTAAGGAGAAAGTGCAGCCTCAGAGCTCCAGTCACCCGTGA
- the RPP21 gene encoding ribonuclease P protein subunit p21 isoform X2 encodes MAPGTTIPRRSCADAGGVGILGAGPVDGRVWRARAARMAGPVKDREAFQRLNFLYQAAHCVLAQDPENQALARFYCHTERTIAKRLVLRRDPSVKRTLCRGCSSLLIPGLTCTQRQRRCKGQRWTVQTCLTCQRSQRFLNDPRHVLWGDRPEAQLGNQAALELSSCGMQGSVVAPRRGFFVALGILVP; translated from the exons ATGGCTCCCGGAACCACAATTCCCAGGAGGTCTTGCGCGGACGCCGGGGGCGTGGGTatcctgggggcggggcctgtgGACGGTCGCGTGTGGAGAGCTCGCGCAGCGCGGATGGCGGGGCCGGTGAAGGACCGCGAGGCCTTCCAGAGGCTCAACTTCTTGTACCAG GCCGCCCACTGCGTCCTCGCTCAGGATCCAGAGAACCAGGCGCTAGCGAGATTTTACTGCCACACGGAGAGGACCATAGCGAAGCGGCTTGTATTACGGCG GGACCCCTCGGTGAAGCGAACTCTCTGCCGTGGCTGCTCTTCCCTCCTCATCCCGGGTCTGACCTGCACCCAGCGCCAGAGAC GCTGCAAGGGTCAGCGCTGGACTGTACAGACCTGCCTGACATGCCAGCGCAGCCAACGGTTCCTCAACGACCCGAGGCATGTGCTCTGGGGAGACCGGCCCGAGGCCCAGCTGGGGAACCAGGCAG CACTTgaactctctagctgtggcatgcaaggctcagtagttgcaccCAGGCGTGGTTTCTtcgtggcacttgggatcttagttccctga
- the GNL1 gene encoding guanine nucleotide-binding protein-like 1: protein MPRKKPFSVKQKKKQLQDKRERKRGLQDGLRSSSNSRSGSRERREEQTDTSDGESVTHHIRRLNQQPSQGLGPRGYDPNRYRLHFERDSREEVERRKRAAREQVLQPVSAELLELDIREVYQPGSVLDFPRRPPWSYEMSKEQLMSQEERSFQEYLGKIHGAYTSEKLSYFEHNLETWRQLWRVLEMSDIVLLITDIRHPVVNFPPALYEYVTGELGLALVLVLNKVDLAPPALVVAWKHYFHQHYPQLHIVLFTSFPRDPRTPQDPSSVLKKSRRRGRGWTRALGPEQLLRACEAITAGKVDLSSWREKIARDVAGATWGNGSGEEEEEEDGPAVLVEQQTDSAMEPTGPARERYKDGVATIGCVGFPNVGKSSLINGLVGRKVVSVSRTPGHTRYFQTYFLTPSVKLCDCPGLIFPSLLPRQLQVLAGIYPIAQIQEPYTAVGYLASRIPVQALLHLRHPEAEDPSAEHPWCAWDICEAWAEKRGYKTAKAARNDVYRAANSLLRLALDGRLSLCFHPPGYNEQKGTWESHPETMELVVLQGRVGPAGDEEEEEEEELSSSCEEEGEEDRDADEEGEGDEDTPTSAPGSSLAARNPYALLGEDEC, encoded by the exons ATGCCGAGGAAGAAGCCTTTCAGcgtgaagcagaagaaaaagcagTTGCAGGACAAGCGGGAGCGGAAGCGAG GGCTTCAAGATGGGCTGCGATCCAGTTCCAACAGCCGCAGCGGGAGCCGAGAGCGGCGGGAGGAGCAAACCGACACCTCGGACGGGGAGTCTGTGACCCATCACATCCGCAGGCTCAACCAGCAACCTTCCCAAGGGCTGGGCCCGCGAGGCTATGACCCAAATCG ATACCGGCTGCATTTTGAGCGAGACAGCCGGGAGGAagtggagaggagaaagagagctGCCCGGGAGCAAGTGCTACAGCCCGTCAGTGCtgagctgctggagctggacaTCCGAGAGGTCTACCAGCCCGGCTCTG TCCTGGACTTTCCCCGACGTCCCCCTTGGAGCTATGAGATGTCTAAGGAGCAACTGATGAGCCAGGAGGAACGGAGCTTCCAGGAGTATCTTGGGAAGATTCATGGGGCTTACACCTCTGAGAAACTCAGCTACTTTGAGCACAATCTGGAG ACATGGAGGCAGCTGTGGCGAGTGTTAGAGATGTCTGATATTGTTTTGCTGATTACTGATATCCGACATCCA GTTGTGAATTTCCCACCAGCACTTTACGAGTACGTGACTGGAGAGCTTGGGCTGGCCCTGGTGCTTGTCCTGAACAAGGTGGATCTGGCCCCCCCAGCTCTCGTGGTTGCCTGGAAGCATTATTTCCATCAACACTATCCCCAACTCCACATTGTTCTTTTCACCTCTTTCCCTCGGGATCCCCGCACCCCACAGGACCCTAGCAGCG TCTTGAAGAAGAGTCGGAGGCGGGGAAGAGGATGGACTCGGGCTCTGGGGCCAGAGCAGCTGCTGAGAGCCTGTGAAGCCATCACTGCTGGGAAAG TGGACCTGAGCAGCTGGCGGGAGAAGATTGCCCGGGATGTGGCCGGGGCCACCTGGGGTAACGGCtccggggaggaggaggaagaggaggacggGCCCGCCGTCCTGGTGGAGCAGCAGACTGACTCCGCGATGGAGCCGACAGGCCCCGCGCGGGAGCGCTACAAGGACGGGGTGGCGACCATCGGCTGCGTGG GTTTCCCCAATGTGGGCAAGTCCTCGCTGATCAACGGGCTGGTAGGCCGGAAGGTTGTGAGTGTCTCCAGAACTCCGGGCCACACCCGATACTTTCAGACCTACTTTCTCACTCCCTCCGTGAAGCTCTGTGACTGTCCCGGCCTCATATTCCCCTCGCTTCTGCCCAGGCAGTTGCAG GTCCTGGCGGGGATCTACCCTATCGCCCAGATCCAGGAGCCGTACACCGCTGTGGGCTACCTGGCCTCCCGCATCCCCGTGCAGGCCCTGCTCCATCTGCGCCACCCAGAGGCCGAGGACCCCTCTGCAGAACACCCCTGGTGTGCCTGGGACATCTGTGAAG CCTGGGCAGAGAAACGTGGTTACAAGACAGCCAAGGCCGCCCGAAACGATGTGTACAGAGCGGCCAACAGCCTCCTGCGGCTGGCGCTGGATGGCCGCCTCAGCCTGTGTTTTCATCCCCCGGGCTACAATGAGCAGAAAG GCACCTGGGAGTCCCATCCAGAGACCATGGAGCTGGTGGTTTtgcagggcagggtggggccaGCGGgtgacgaggaggaggaggaagaggaagagctgAGCAGCTCCtgtgaggaggagggagaggaggaccgGGATGCGGatgaggagggggaaggggatgAGGACACCCCAACCTCGGCTCCAGGGTCCAGCCTGGCCGCCCGAAACCCTTATGCCCTGCTGGGCGAGGACGAGTGCTGA